From a single Centropristis striata isolate RG_2023a ecotype Rhode Island chromosome 14, C.striata_1.0, whole genome shotgun sequence genomic region:
- the LOC131984323 gene encoding E3 ubiquitin-protein ligase TRIM39-like, with protein sequence MAAVNYLPSEDQFLCSICLDVFTDPVTTSCGHNFCKNCINEHWNTHDQYQCPMCEMVFDTRPELHINTFISKMAAQFKQTAQQKADSRRSSASSFSSISSSEQQVSTTGEVLCDLCTGTKLQALKSCLVCLVSYCETHLEPHLTIFGLKRHQLIDPVANLEDRMCLKHDKPLELFCKTDQTCVCMLCPVLDHRTHEFVPLKEGYEQKKATLWKTEAEVQLMIQKRQLKIQEIKDLVDLSKENADREIAEGVQVFTSLKESVEKAQANFIDTVKEKQETTEKQAEGFTRELEQEISTLLKRSTELEQLSHSEDHLHFLQTVQSLNTLHPTPTKNWREVSICPSYKGTVMRAVSQLGETISAEMKKLFTAELKRVQQYAVDVTFDPDTAHPNLTLSDDGKVVYHGVKKDLPDNPERFTLNRCVLGKQSFSSGRFYYEVLVEGKTKWDLGVTTESINRKTQITLGRLYGNYSLWLRNVNEYTALDTPPVRLSLKSKPRKVGVFVDYEDSLVSFYDVDAAALMYSFTGCNFTEKLFPYFCPMKNDGGNSAPMIICPISED encoded by the coding sequence ATGGCTGCTGTAAACTATCTGCCATCTGAAGATCagtttctgtgctccatctgtctggatgtgTTCACTGATCCGGTCACCACGTCTTGTGGACACAACTTCTGCAAAAACTGCATCAATGAACACTGGAATACTCACGACCAGTACCAGTGTCCGATGTGTGAAATGGTTTTTGACACAAGACCAGAGCTTCACATCAATACTTTCATCTCGAAGATGGCTGCTCAGTTCAAACAGACAGCTCAACAAAAAGCAGACAGCAGAAGGAGTAGCGCCAGCAGCttcagcagcatcagcagctcAGAGCAACAAGTGTCCACAACAGGAGAAGTTCTCTGTGACCTCTGCACTGGAACCAAACTACAGGCCTTGAAGTCCTGCCTGGTGTGTCTGGTCTCCTACTGTGAGACTCACCTGGAACCTCATCTGACAATATTCGGCCTGAAAAGACATCAGCTGATCGACCCTGTGGCGAACCTGGAGGACAGGATGTGTCTGAAGCACGATAAACCCCTGGAGCTGTTCTGTAAGACAGATCAGACATGCGTCTGCATGCTCTGCCCTGTTTTGGACCATAGGACACATGAGTTTGTTCCACTGAAAGAAGGATATGAACAGAAGAAGGCAACTCTGTGGAAAACAGAGGCTGAAGTTCAGCTCATGATCCAGAAGAGACAACTAAAGATTCAGGAGATTAAAGACTTGGTCGACCTCAGTAAGGAAAACGCAGACAGAGAGATTGCAGAAGGTGTTCAGGTCTTTACTTCTCTGAAGGAGTCTGTTGAGAAAGCACAGGCCAATTTCATCGACACAGTCAAAGAGAAGCAGGAAACGACAGAAAAACAGGCTGAAGGCTTTACCAGAGAGCTGGAACAGGAAATCTCTACGTTGTTGAAGAGGAGCACAGAGCTGGAGCAGCTCTCACACTCTGAAGACCACCTCCATTTTCTCCAGACTGTCCAGTCCCTAAACACCCTCCATCCAACACCCACCAAGAACTGGAGAGAGGTGAGCATCTGTCCATCATATAAGGGGACTGTGATGAGAGCTGTGTCTCAGCTGGGAGAGACAATCAGTGCAGAGATGAAGAAACTGTTTACAGCTGAGCTGAAGAGAGTCCAGCAGTATGCAGTGGACGTGACTTTTGATCCTGATACAGCACATCCCAACCTCACCCTGTCTGATGATGGGAAAGTAGTGTATCATGGTGTTAAGAAAGACCTTCCAGACAACCCGGAGAGATTTACTCTCAATCGCTGTGTTTTAGGAAAGCAGAGTTTCTCTTCAGGCAGATTTTACTATGAGGTTCTAGTCGAAGGAAAGACTAAATGGGATTTAGGAGTGACCACAGAGTCGATCAACAGGAAGACACAGATCACACTGGGCCGTCTGTACGGTAACTACAGTTTATGGTTGAGAAATGTCAATGAGTACACAGCTCTTGACACCCCTCCAGTTCGTCTCTCTCTAAAGTCTAAGCCCCGGAAGGTGGGGGTGTTTGTGGACTATGAGGACAGTCTTGTCTCCTTTTATGACGTAGATGCTGCAGCTCTTATGTATTCCTTTACTGGCTGCAACTTCACTGAGAAACTCTTTCCATACTTCTGTCCCATGAAAAATGATGGTGGAAACTCTGCACCTATGATCATCTGTCCCATCAGTGAAGACTAA